A window from Leifsonia shinshuensis encodes these proteins:
- a CDS encoding ABC transporter permease, which yields MGERGRLMTETVTGAAAPAVDRAAAGVSATETRRQPSSARPAGVRAGRRRRKSAAAVLGLTPFAFYVIVFLAVPTVVAVGSGFLDADGRFTWANLTGLMEPAIAGSFFGAFWLSAVTAIVGAIAGAALCFALLRSRPGGVTRSLVDSASSVLAQFGGVMLAFAFIATIGAQGLVTVLLRTVAHINIYENGVWLYTVPGLILPYLYFQIPLMVITFMPALEGLRPQWLEATATLGGSRWTYWTRVGGPILLPSFLGSLLLLFANAFSSYATAAALVGQANNIVSLQIRQALISETVLGRANLAGAMALGMLLVMVVVMLGYSALVRRTARWQR from the coding sequence GTGGGCGAACGCGGTCGGCTGATGACCGAGACCGTGACGGGCGCCGCGGCGCCTGCGGTCGATCGTGCTGCCGCCGGCGTCTCCGCGACGGAGACCCGGCGGCAGCCGTCGTCGGCCCGGCCCGCAGGCGTCAGGGCCGGGCGGCGGCGCCGGAAGAGCGCTGCCGCCGTGCTGGGGCTGACGCCGTTCGCCTTCTACGTGATCGTCTTCCTGGCCGTTCCGACGGTCGTCGCCGTGGGCAGCGGCTTCCTGGATGCGGACGGCCGCTTCACCTGGGCCAACCTGACGGGGCTCATGGAGCCGGCCATCGCCGGCTCGTTCTTCGGCGCCTTCTGGCTCTCCGCGGTCACCGCGATCGTGGGGGCCATCGCCGGCGCGGCGCTGTGCTTCGCCCTGCTGCGCTCGCGCCCCGGCGGCGTGACCCGCTCGCTGGTCGATTCGGCGAGCAGCGTCCTCGCGCAGTTCGGCGGCGTCATGCTGGCGTTCGCCTTCATCGCGACGATCGGCGCGCAGGGCCTCGTCACCGTGCTGCTCCGCACGGTCGCGCACATCAACATCTATGAGAACGGGGTGTGGCTGTACACGGTGCCCGGCCTCATCCTGCCGTACCTCTATTTCCAGATCCCGCTCATGGTCATCACCTTCATGCCGGCGCTGGAGGGACTCCGTCCGCAGTGGCTGGAGGCGACGGCGACGCTGGGCGGCAGCCGCTGGACGTATTGGACGCGTGTGGGCGGCCCCATCCTGCTCCCGTCGTTCCTGGGCAGCCTGCTGCTCCTCTTCGCCAACGCCTTCTCGTCGTACGCGACCGCCGCAGCACTGGTCGGCCAGGCGAACAACATCGTCTCGCTGCAGATCCGGCAGGCGCTGATCAGCGAGACCGTGCTCGGCCGCGCCAACCTCGCGGGCGCCATGGCGCTCGGGATGCTGCTGGTGATGGTCGTCGTCATGCTCGGCTACTCGGCGCTGGTCCGCCGCACCGCGAGGTGGCAGCGATGA
- a CDS encoding ABC transporter permease subunit: MAAMTRAVDTRTPEVRPARRRRSQELRLGPGPAVRTVIWVVLGLFFLIPLFSMVEFTLRTAKPGVYNIDRWVAVFSGETTRYDRVYQGLGNSLVLAVVTVAIMLLVLLPTIVLVELRFPKLRRLLEGICLLPIMIPAIVMVVGLAPTYAVVTDVFGSGAWTLAFAYGITVLPYAYRAIQSNVAAVDMITLSEAARSLGAPWWTVFWRVLVPDLRRGILAAAALSVAVVLGEFTIASLLSRVNLQTSLLLVSQSDPFVAVIFALLALVFAFVLLVVVDRLVSVRRRRTAKG, encoded by the coding sequence GTGGCAGCGATGACGCGCGCGGTGGACACCCGCACCCCGGAGGTCCGGCCGGCCCGCCGCAGGCGCTCGCAGGAGCTGCGTCTCGGGCCCGGTCCCGCCGTCCGCACGGTCATCTGGGTGGTCCTCGGGCTGTTCTTCCTCATCCCGTTGTTCTCGATGGTCGAGTTCACCCTGCGCACGGCGAAGCCCGGCGTGTACAACATCGACCGCTGGGTGGCCGTTTTCTCGGGAGAGACGACGCGGTACGACCGCGTTTACCAGGGGCTCGGCAACTCGCTCGTGCTCGCGGTCGTGACCGTCGCGATCATGCTGCTGGTGCTGCTGCCGACGATCGTGCTGGTGGAGTTGCGGTTCCCGAAGCTGCGCCGGCTGCTCGAGGGGATCTGCCTGCTGCCGATCATGATCCCGGCGATCGTGATGGTGGTGGGCCTCGCGCCGACCTACGCCGTCGTGACGGACGTCTTCGGCTCCGGTGCGTGGACGCTCGCCTTCGCGTACGGGATCACTGTGCTGCCGTACGCCTACCGCGCCATCCAGAGCAACGTCGCCGCCGTCGACATGATCACGCTCAGCGAGGCGGCCCGTTCGCTCGGCGCCCCCTGGTGGACCGTGTTCTGGCGCGTGCTCGTCCCGGACCTGCGGCGCGGCATCCTTGCCGCCGCCGCGCTCTCGGTCGCCGTCGTGCTGGGCGAGTTCACCATCGCCTCGCTCCTCTCCCGCGTCAACCTGCAGACCTCGCTGCTGCTGGTGTCGCAGTCCGACCCCTTCGTCGCGGTCATCTTCGCGCTCCTCGCGCTGGTGTTCGCGTTCGTCCTCCTCGTCGTCGTCGACCGCCTCGTGAGCGTGCGGCGACGGCGCACCGCGAAAGGCTGA
- a CDS encoding Lrp/AsnC family transcriptional regulator — protein sequence MDAIDREILAVLQEDGRISLTDLADRVGLTLSPCHRRVRELERSGAIEHYRAVVSPSAVGLDFEAIVFVRIDRTDPETVGAFEAGVLAIPSVVQAERLFGDPDYMLRVLTTDLTAYQELFDGPLGALPGVRKLSSTLVMKQVTGPRALPTGLARAKG from the coding sequence ATGGATGCCATCGACCGCGAGATCCTTGCCGTACTCCAGGAGGATGGGCGGATCAGCCTCACCGACCTCGCCGACCGCGTCGGGCTGACGCTCTCCCCGTGCCACCGCCGCGTGCGCGAGCTGGAGCGGTCGGGGGCGATCGAGCACTACCGCGCGGTGGTCTCCCCGTCGGCGGTGGGCCTCGACTTCGAGGCGATCGTCTTCGTGCGCATCGACCGGACCGACCCGGAGACGGTCGGCGCCTTCGAGGCCGGAGTGCTGGCCATCCCGTCGGTGGTGCAGGCCGAGCGCCTGTTCGGCGACCCGGACTACATGCTGCGAGTGCTCACGACCGACCTGACGGCCTACCAGGAGCTGTTCGACGGGCCGCTGGGCGCGCTGCCCGGGGTGCGGAAGCTGTCCTCCACCCTGGTCATGAAGCAAGTGACGGGGCCGCGAGCGCTGCCGACCGGCCTCGCGCGGGCGAAGGGCTGA
- a CDS encoding LysE family translocator — MATTAILGFWGVAALLVLTPGADWAYAIAAGAGRRAVSSVAGILSGYALVVVAVAVGVGALVAASPVLLGVLTVGGALYLVWIGLNGLLRRSVPLAEVTSRAGSPWASFLRGAGVSGFNPKGLLVLVALVPQFTSPESGWPPAAQMLLLGGLFVVTCAVVYSGVALLARFVLVSRPRSAAVVAKVSGAAMTAIGVALLIERGVMLLPGH; from the coding sequence ATGGCGACCACGGCGATCCTCGGATTCTGGGGCGTGGCAGCGCTCCTGGTGCTCACCCCGGGCGCCGACTGGGCGTACGCGATCGCCGCGGGGGCCGGGCGACGCGCGGTGTCGTCGGTCGCGGGCATCCTGAGCGGCTATGCGCTCGTCGTCGTCGCCGTGGCGGTGGGGGTGGGAGCCCTCGTGGCGGCCAGTCCCGTCCTCCTCGGCGTGCTCACGGTCGGGGGTGCGCTCTACCTCGTGTGGATCGGGTTGAACGGACTCCTGCGCCGTTCCGTGCCGCTGGCCGAGGTGACGTCGCGTGCGGGATCGCCGTGGGCCAGCTTCCTCCGCGGCGCCGGTGTGTCCGGGTTCAACCCCAAGGGACTCCTGGTGCTGGTGGCGCTCGTGCCGCAGTTCACCAGCCCCGAGTCCGGCTGGCCGCCCGCGGCGCAGATGCTGCTGCTCGGAGGACTGTTCGTGGTGACCTGCGCCGTCGTGTACTCGGGCGTCGCCCTCCTCGCGCGCTTCGTCCTGGTCTCGCGGCCGCGGAGCGCCGCGGTGGTCGCCAAGGTGTCGGGCGCTGCCATGACGGCGATCGGCGTGGCGCTGCTGATCGAGCGCGGAGTGATGCTCCTGCCCGGCCACTGA
- a CDS encoding cell wall-binding repeat-containing protein: protein MRFLRALAVGVAVIAGIGSIGSLAPTAARALERSAPAATTPSRVLYIAVAHPDDEFQAAAMYADRPDLYKVFVLMTRGEATTHCSPVVYGLAVSEGAPPVTPAPRGIRTASCEEARLNSWLSYFSAMSQTDTSLPGDFGPATTSGAFPAGGVSLSRPGVRPEIPSNAVIPDFTDSTARVWVDRRGRGALVGFNLGDGALTPAKAAWALRTVIGGRAALGLDTTLPDYGAVGTFSNENVPGCFRYSHRDHTAISDALRQTDLGLRFQGATTCRDDSGTTSTSTVPAGHLDAAYPADGSAGAFAQSYSWLETPVVSRADQSSLFMGVQSVDVRFQHLPGRRVSGADRFLTSVAISQASYPDGAPVVYLASGTNFPDALSAGAAAAHQGGPLLITAPWMLPGAVADEITRLHPARVVVVGGDSAVTPAVADAVAALAPDVVRLAGGDRFDTSRRVAEYAFAPGSAATAYIASGSSFPDALSATGAAGTEGAPVLLTPGGDTTGATVRATLAGLAPKRIAVVGGASVVPASLDRALTGVAPVQRLAGSDRFATNALVTAFAYDSAPSALIASGLNFPDALTGAAWAGHAHVPLLLTRGGCLAKLEADQLYTLGADSITMLGGADVVGDGVTRGATC, encoded by the coding sequence ATGAGGTTCCTGCGCGCACTCGCCGTCGGCGTTGCCGTGATCGCCGGCATCGGCAGTATCGGCAGCCTGGCGCCGACCGCGGCGCGTGCGCTCGAACGCAGTGCTCCGGCGGCCACGACTCCTTCCCGCGTGCTCTACATCGCAGTCGCACATCCCGACGACGAGTTCCAGGCGGCGGCGATGTACGCCGACCGGCCGGACCTCTACAAGGTCTTCGTGCTGATGACGCGCGGGGAGGCGACGACGCACTGCAGCCCGGTCGTGTACGGACTCGCCGTGAGCGAGGGAGCGCCGCCGGTGACACCCGCTCCGCGTGGGATCCGCACCGCGTCGTGCGAGGAGGCGCGGCTGAACTCCTGGCTGTCCTACTTCTCCGCCATGTCGCAGACCGACACCTCGCTGCCCGGCGACTTCGGCCCGGCGACGACGTCGGGGGCGTTCCCGGCCGGCGGGGTCTCGCTGTCACGTCCGGGGGTCCGGCCGGAGATCCCCTCGAATGCCGTGATCCCGGACTTCACGGACTCGACCGCCCGGGTGTGGGTCGACCGCCGGGGCCGGGGTGCGCTCGTCGGCTTCAACCTCGGCGACGGCGCGCTGACGCCGGCGAAGGCTGCGTGGGCGCTGCGGACGGTCATCGGCGGCAGGGCGGCGCTCGGTCTGGACACGACGCTTCCCGACTACGGCGCCGTCGGCACATTCAGCAACGAGAACGTGCCGGGCTGCTTCCGCTACAGCCACCGCGACCACACCGCGATCAGCGACGCGCTGCGGCAGACCGACCTCGGCTTGCGCTTCCAGGGCGCGACGACCTGCCGCGACGACTCCGGGACCACCAGCACCTCGACGGTCCCCGCGGGCCACCTCGATGCCGCCTACCCGGCGGACGGCTCCGCCGGCGCTTTCGCGCAGAGCTACTCGTGGCTCGAGACGCCGGTCGTCTCCCGCGCGGATCAGAGCTCCCTCTTCATGGGTGTCCAGAGCGTGGATGTGCGTTTCCAGCACCTGCCGGGGCGCCGGGTGAGCGGGGCCGACCGCTTCCTGACCAGTGTCGCGATCTCGCAGGCGTCGTATCCCGACGGCGCCCCGGTGGTCTATCTGGCGTCGGGCACGAACTTCCCGGACGCGCTCTCCGCCGGAGCGGCAGCGGCCCACCAGGGCGGCCCGCTCCTGATCACGGCGCCGTGGATGCTGCCGGGCGCGGTGGCGGACGAGATCACCCGGCTGCATCCCGCTCGGGTCGTCGTGGTCGGAGGCGACAGTGCGGTCACGCCCGCGGTCGCCGACGCCGTGGCCGCCCTCGCGCCCGACGTCGTCCGGCTCGCGGGCGGAGACCGGTTCGACACCAGTCGCCGGGTGGCCGAGTACGCTTTCGCGCCGGGCTCCGCGGCGACGGCCTACATCGCGAGCGGGTCCAGCTTCCCCGACGCGCTCTCGGCGACGGGCGCGGCGGGAACCGAGGGCGCTCCCGTCCTCCTGACGCCGGGCGGCGACACCACCGGCGCGACGGTCCGCGCCACGCTCGCCGGCCTGGCGCCGAAGCGGATCGCCGTCGTCGGGGGCGCCTCCGTCGTACCGGCCTCCCTCGACCGGGCACTGACCGGGGTCGCGCCGGTGCAGAGACTAGCGGGAAGCGATCGGTTCGCGACCAATGCGCTGGTGACGGCGTTCGCCTACGACTCCGCCCCGTCGGCGCTGATCGCCTCGGGCCTCAACTTCCCCGACGCCCTGACCGGCGCGGCCTGGGCGGGCCACGCGCACGTGCCCCTGCTCCTGACCCGCGGCGGGTGCCTCGCGAAGCTCGAGGCCGACCAGCTCTACACGCTCGGAGCCGACTCCATCACGATGCTCGGCGGAGCGGACGTTGTCGGGGACGGTGTCACGCGCGGCGCGACCTGCTGA
- a CDS encoding AI-2E family transporter — translation MSDIDRPVPSPTTAPGAGPDANRAPARAWFQRRRRDLGEPIEPADETVPRGMRIAGAWSWRLLLIGAVLAVVIFLIIQLKLIVIPVLIAVLLAGLLVPFKDFLVRHRWPKWLAIVVVLITLIVVVGGLLYLAIWQVTRQSGELQKQSVASFNDLQAWLTSGPLGLSPDQISNAFASIGKSIQQDSQVFLSGALSVGSTLGHVFAGALLVLFSTIFILIDGKSIWGWIVRVFPKRSRAAIDGAGKAGWVTLKNFAKVQVLVASIDALGIGLGAFFLGLPLVIPISVLVFLGSFIPVVGAVVTGALAIFIALVFKGWVFALIMLGVVLLVQQIEGHILQPLIMGSAVKVHPLAVVLAVAAGSLLAGIPGALFAVPFVAVLNVMVHYIASGVWRNTPTSDYTPPERAIWETVPRPVRRPPAR, via the coding sequence ATGTCCGACATCGACCGCCCCGTCCCGTCGCCCACGACCGCACCCGGCGCCGGCCCGGATGCGAACCGCGCGCCCGCACGCGCGTGGTTCCAGCGCCGCCGCCGTGACCTCGGCGAGCCCATCGAGCCCGCCGACGAGACCGTTCCGCGGGGGATGCGCATCGCGGGCGCCTGGTCGTGGCGGTTGCTGCTGATCGGCGCGGTCCTCGCCGTCGTCATCTTCCTGATCATCCAGCTGAAGCTCATCGTCATCCCCGTGCTCATCGCGGTGCTGCTCGCCGGTCTGCTCGTGCCGTTCAAGGACTTCCTGGTGCGCCACCGCTGGCCGAAGTGGCTCGCGATCGTCGTCGTGCTGATCACGCTCATCGTGGTCGTCGGCGGCCTGCTGTACCTCGCGATCTGGCAGGTGACGCGGCAGAGCGGGGAGCTGCAGAAGCAGTCGGTCGCCTCGTTCAACGACCTGCAGGCGTGGCTCACCTCCGGTCCCCTCGGACTCAGCCCCGATCAGATCAGCAACGCGTTCGCCTCGATCGGGAAGTCGATCCAGCAGGACAGCCAGGTCTTCCTCTCGGGTGCGCTGTCGGTCGGCTCCACGCTCGGGCATGTCTTCGCCGGCGCCCTGCTGGTCCTGTTCAGCACGATCTTCATCCTGATCGACGGCAAGAGCATCTGGGGATGGATCGTCCGGGTCTTCCCGAAGCGCTCGCGCGCGGCGATCGACGGAGCGGGCAAGGCCGGCTGGGTCACGCTTAAGAACTTCGCGAAGGTGCAGGTGCTAGTCGCCTCGATCGACGCGCTCGGCATCGGCCTCGGAGCATTCTTCCTGGGGCTGCCCCTCGTCATCCCGATCTCGGTCCTGGTGTTCCTCGGGTCGTTCATCCCTGTCGTCGGCGCGGTCGTCACGGGAGCGCTGGCGATCTTCATCGCCCTGGTCTTCAAGGGCTGGGTGTTCGCGCTGATCATGCTCGGCGTCGTGCTGCTCGTGCAGCAGATCGAGGGGCACATCCTCCAGCCGCTCATCATGGGCAGTGCGGTGAAGGTGCACCCGCTCGCGGTGGTGCTGGCCGTCGCGGCGGGGTCGCTGCTCGCCGGCATCCCGGGCGCGCTGTTCGCCGTGCCGTTCGTGGCCGTGCTGAACGTGATGGTGCACTACATCGCCAGCGGCGTCTGGCGGAACACCCCGACGTCGGACTACACCCCGCCGGAGCGGGCGATCTGGGAGACCGTCCCGCGGCCGGTCCGCCGCCCGCCCGCGCGGTAG
- the ilvA gene encoding threonine ammonia-lyase, giving the protein MATATDHTRTPFAGPSLDEFEAARATVAAVAQPTPMETSRYLTDILGAPVVLKCENLQRTGSYKIRGAYNRMSKLTAEERARGVVAASAGNHAQGVAFAARELGIHATIFMPVGVAIPKFQATRAYGADVVLSGSIVDETLRAAADFAAETGAVLIPPFDHPDVVAGQGTLGLEILDEVPDVRTLVVPIGGGGLISGVASAVKQRAAREGREVRVIGVQAANAAAYPPSLAAGEPTDISLVATIADGIAVSRPGALNFQIIREAVDQVVTVSEDDIARAMVMLLERAKLVVEPAGAAGVAAILAGAIPADGTTVAILSGGNIDPLLMQRVISQGLAASDRYLKLTIQLPDRPGQLARIAEILAGVNANVVEVLHTRHGRGMQLSQVELDVSVETRGTDHRRHVIEALRAAGYDPVVDDE; this is encoded by the coding sequence GTGGCAACCGCGACCGATCACACGCGCACCCCGTTCGCCGGGCCCAGCCTGGACGAGTTCGAGGCAGCGCGCGCCACCGTCGCCGCCGTCGCCCAGCCGACGCCGATGGAGACCTCGCGGTACCTCACCGACATCCTCGGCGCGCCGGTGGTGCTCAAGTGCGAGAACCTCCAGCGCACCGGGTCGTACAAGATCCGCGGCGCCTACAACCGGATGTCGAAGCTCACGGCCGAGGAGCGCGCGCGGGGCGTGGTCGCCGCGTCGGCGGGCAACCACGCGCAGGGCGTGGCCTTCGCGGCGCGCGAGCTCGGCATCCACGCCACGATCTTCATGCCGGTCGGCGTCGCCATCCCCAAGTTCCAGGCCACGCGCGCCTACGGGGCGGATGTGGTGCTGAGCGGCAGCATCGTCGACGAGACCCTGCGCGCCGCGGCCGACTTCGCCGCGGAGACCGGCGCGGTGCTCATCCCGCCCTTCGACCACCCGGACGTGGTGGCGGGGCAGGGCACACTCGGCCTCGAGATCCTCGACGAGGTGCCGGATGTGCGCACGCTCGTCGTCCCGATCGGCGGCGGCGGGCTGATCTCGGGCGTCGCCAGCGCGGTCAAGCAGCGCGCGGCGCGTGAAGGCCGCGAGGTCCGCGTGATCGGCGTGCAGGCGGCCAACGCCGCCGCCTACCCGCCGTCCCTGGCCGCGGGGGAGCCGACCGACATCTCCCTGGTCGCCACGATCGCGGACGGCATCGCCGTGAGCCGGCCCGGCGCGCTCAACTTCCAGATCATCCGGGAGGCCGTCGACCAGGTGGTCACGGTCTCCGAGGACGACATCGCCCGCGCCATGGTCATGCTGCTGGAGCGCGCCAAGCTCGTGGTCGAGCCCGCGGGCGCGGCCGGCGTCGCAGCCATCCTCGCCGGGGCGATCCCGGCCGACGGAACGACCGTGGCCATCCTGTCCGGCGGCAACATCGATCCGCTGCTGATGCAGCGCGTGATCAGCCAGGGTCTCGCGGCGTCCGACCGGTACCTCAAGCTCACGATCCAGTTGCCCGACCGCCCCGGCCAGCTCGCTCGCATCGCCGAGATCCTCGCCGGCGTGAACGCCAACGTGGTCGAGGTGCTGCACACGCGTCACGGACGCGGGATGCAGCTGAGCCAGGTCGAACTCGACGTGAGCGTGGAGACGCGCGGCACCGACCACCGGCGGCACGTCATCGAGGCGCTGCGCGCGGCGGGCTACGACCCGGTCGTCGACGACGAGTAG
- a CDS encoding ABC transporter ATP-binding protein, with product MTALETPVLSARTGSTVELRDLVRDFGGGAGLAGFDLQAAPGELIALLGPSGCGKTTALRSLAGLERVDSGSILIDGRDVTDEPTNRRDLGMVFQSYSLFPHLTSGQNVEFGLRMRKVAPAERRRRAAEALELVGLDHHADRYAHQLSGGQQQRVALARALVTEPRVLLLDEPLSALDAKVRVQLRDEIRRIQTELGITTFFVTHDQEEALAVADRVAVMRAGRIEQIGSPEELYHRPATAFVAEFVGLTNRVEGMVAAGRLSALGQEVPLASPVDDGPVTAYVRPEDVLLVADGIPGVVLTTSFLGALRRTRVRLEDGSELSLQHGARERPEPGDRVSVGLSGSPVTVAPR from the coding sequence ATGACCGCCCTCGAGACCCCCGTCCTCTCCGCGCGCACCGGATCCACCGTCGAACTGCGCGACCTCGTCCGCGACTTCGGCGGCGGCGCCGGGCTGGCCGGCTTCGACCTGCAGGCTGCGCCGGGCGAGCTGATCGCCCTGCTCGGCCCGAGCGGCTGCGGCAAGACGACCGCGCTGCGCTCGCTCGCCGGACTGGAGCGCGTGGACAGCGGCAGCATCCTGATCGACGGACGCGACGTCACCGACGAGCCGACCAACCGGCGCGACCTCGGGATGGTGTTCCAGTCGTACTCCCTGTTCCCGCACCTCACCTCCGGCCAGAACGTCGAGTTCGGTCTCCGGATGCGCAAGGTCGCCCCGGCGGAGCGCCGGCGGCGCGCGGCCGAGGCGCTCGAGCTGGTGGGCCTCGACCACCACGCCGACCGCTACGCGCACCAGCTGTCCGGCGGCCAGCAGCAGCGCGTCGCGCTCGCCCGCGCACTCGTCACCGAGCCGCGCGTGCTGCTGCTCGACGAGCCGCTCTCCGCCCTCGACGCCAAGGTGCGCGTGCAGCTGCGGGACGAGATCCGCCGCATCCAGACGGAGCTCGGCATCACCACGTTCTTCGTCACGCACGACCAGGAGGAGGCGCTCGCCGTCGCCGACCGCGTCGCCGTCATGCGCGCGGGCCGGATCGAGCAGATCGGCAGCCCCGAGGAGCTCTACCACCGTCCCGCGACGGCGTTCGTGGCCGAGTTCGTCGGCCTGACCAATCGCGTCGAGGGCATGGTGGCCGCCGGGCGGCTGTCGGCTCTCGGCCAGGAGGTCCCGCTCGCGTCGCCGGTGGACGACGGGCCGGTCACCGCGTATGTGCGTCCGGAGGACGTCCTGCTCGTCGCGGACGGCATCCCGGGCGTCGTGCTCACCACCAGCTTCCTGGGGGCGCTCCGGCGCACGCGGGTGCGGCTCGAGGACGGCAGCGAGCTGTCGCTGCAGCACGGTGCGCGGGAGCGGCCCGAGCCGGGGGATCGCGTGAGCGTCGGCCTGAGCGGATCCCCGGTCACCGTCGCGCCGCGCTGA